In one Capricornis sumatraensis isolate serow.1 chromosome 1, serow.2, whole genome shotgun sequence genomic region, the following are encoded:
- the LOC138074701 gene encoding LOW QUALITY PROTEIN: liprin-alpha-1-like (The sequence of the model RefSeq protein was modified relative to this genomic sequence to represent the inferred CDS: inserted 1 base in 1 codon) has product MADKQQVQSPTGMTSKVEVLRALKLLFEHHKALDKKTEDRXHQLQEHLELVEKLQQRLRRPETLPEVEAELAQRVAALSKAGERQGSIEERLCQMEAQLEEKNKELQQDQLTLNLETLRAELDQMRLRGAPFHHGQPHLGSTPDLRFPVADWPADSSDNGVVLQRPQNGRLAALRGEPSKVQTLKEQDWEHAQQAIMLADMAQAFESDEGMSDGKGDRVTLFSSAAQLSPSGQGDAETLTVMLQEQLDAINKEIRLIEEEKENTEQRAEETESREGRGSLGSLHRLKSVSSLNLHPASSRAGSCPPLPKPRRRRHSPVQEGDCGHHDSGMCLPPPCRILPPGRWFCLFVCLVFGFSLFTQKEIRYICYVQRSKIF; this is encoded by the exons ATGGCGGACAAGCAGCAGGTGCAGTCCCCAACCGGCATGACCAGCAAGGTAGAAGTGCTCAGGGCGCTGAAATTGCTGTTTGAGCACCACAAGGCCCTGGACAAGAAGACAGAGGATA GCCACCAGTTGCAGGAGCACCTGGAGCTGGTGGAGAAGCTGCAGCAGAGGCTGAGGAGGCCAGAGACGCTGCCTGAGGTGGAGGCCGAGCTGGCGCAGAGGGTGGCTGCGCTCTCCAAGGCGGGAGAGAGACAGGGCAGCATAGAGGAGAGGCTGTGCCAGATGGAGGCCCAACTGGAGGAGAAAAACAAGGAGCTGCAGCAGGACCAGCTGACTCTAAACCTGGAAACCCTGAGAGCTGAACTGGACCAGATGAGACTGCGAGGGGCTCCCTTCCATCATGGCCAACCCCACTTGGGCAGCACCCCGGACCTCAGGTTCCCTGTGGCGGACTGGCCGGCAGACTCCTCGGACAACGGGGTGGTGCTGCAGCGCCCCCAGAATGGCCGGCTGGCAGCGCTGCGCGGTGAGCCATCCAAG GTGCAGACCCTGAAGGAGCAGGACTGGGAGCACGCTCAGCAAGCCATCATGCTGGCCGACATGGCCCAGGCATTCGAGAGTGACGAGGGCATGTCTGACGGCAAGGGTGACAGGGTCACCCTCTTCAGCTCGGCCGCTCAGCTGTCGCCCAGTGGGCAGGGTGATGCCGAGACTCTGACTGTGATGCTGCAGGAGCAGCTAGATGCCATCAACAAAGAGATTCGGTTGATcgaagaagagaaggagaacaCAGAGCAGCGGGCCGAGGAGACTGAGAGCCGGGAGGGCAGGGGGAGCTTAGGCAGCCTCCATCGTTTAAAATCAGTCAGCTCCCTCAACCTGCATCCTGCCTCCTCACGTGCAGGctcctgcccacccctgcccAAGCCCAGAAGGAGGCGGCACAGCCCGGTACAGGAGGGAGACTGTGGGCATCATGACTCTGGTATgtgtctgcctcctccctgccgcATCCTTCCCCCAGGAcgctggttttgtttgtttgtttgtttggtttttggtttttctctttttacccagAAGGAAATCAGGTACATTTGCTACGTTCAGAGGTCTAAAATTTTTTAA